In Hyalangium minutum, the sequence CCCCACGGGCCGCTGAGCCGCCGATGGCCACCGAAGACACCAAGGTCGAGATCGACTACTCCACCCTCATCCAGCGCTTGGATGAGGCGCGAGCGGTGATCGAGAACGCCCAGGTGAGCCCGGAGAAGCGCCGCGAGGTGCTCTCCACGCGGGCGCGCGCCCTGGCGGGCTCTCGCGAAGAGGTTCGGCCCGAGGTCCTCACCGTGCTGGTGTTCCAGGTGGGCGGCGAGCGCTACGCGGTCCCCATCGAGCAGGTGGACCATGTGCTGGAGTCCCGAGGGCTGTGCGCCCTGCCCGGGGCGCCGAGGCATGTCATGGGTGCGCTGGTGTCACGCTCGCGCGTGGTGCCGGTGTTGGACCTGCGTCAGCTGCTGGGCCTGGAAGGAGGCGGTATGTCCGACCTGGCCAAGGTGGTGGTGGTGGACGTGGCCGGGGATGCCTTCGGCATTGCCGCCGAGATGGTGGACGGGCGCGCGGAGCTCTTGCGCTCCACGCTCTCCCAGCCTCCTCCCGGGCCCTTCCTGTACCTGACGCCGGATCGACTCACCGTGCTGGACGTGATCCAGCTGGGGCTTCCGTCCGCCGAGAGGCGGGGGTAGGCGAGGCGCATGGACGAGCAGGTCCTTCGCAGCATCTGGCCCATCTTCTCCGCGGAGACGCGCGAGCAGATTCAGGCCATCTTCGAGAAGATCGAGATCCTCGAGAAGGATCCGGCCGGCCGGGATCCGGACCTCTTCCCGTCCATGAAGCGGTTGGTCCACAGCCTGAAGGGCTCCGCCGCGAGCCTCGGGCTGTCGGAGATCGAGCAGGTCGTCCACGCCATCGAGGATGGGCTGGCCCGCTTCCGCTGGGACGAGCAACTGCCCGGTGAAGTGGTCAGCGTCACCGTCCGAGGGCTGCAGAAGATCGAGGACGCCCTGGGACGCGGTGACCAGGGCGGCGAGCCGGTCATCGACGGGCTCGCGGAGCTGCTGGCCTCCCTCGGACGGGGCGGGGAACTCAAGGGGCCGAACAAGGAGCGGGAGAAGGAGAAGGAGCGCCACCGTGCTCTGGAGCGGTTCCGCCAGGACGCGATGATGGTGCTGGGGAAGCTCGAGGAGGCGCTGATCGCGCTGGTCTCGCCGGACGTGCCGGATCGCCCGGGCACCGTGAGCGCGGCGGTGGCGCTGGCCCAGTCGCTCAAGAACAAGGCCGAGACCGCCAAGGAGACCCGCGTCGCTCCGCTCGTGGAGCGGATGGCCGCGGCCTTCTCGAGGATGGAGCAGGCGGGTGACACCGCCAGCATCGCCGCGTCACAGCTCACGGAGATCCTCGTGGAGCTTCGTGGCGTGCTCGTGCCCAATGAGCCGGCGCCCTCCGCTGCCCCAGAGTCTGCTCCGGCTGCCGCGCCCGTTCCGGCAAAGCAGGTTGCTCAGGCCCTGCGCGCCGCCAGCGAGGCCTCCACTGCGCCCGCTCCCAGCACGGGTGAGGGCAAGGGGCCCGTGGATCAGGCGGTCCGCGTCTCGGTGAAGACGCTGGAGTCGCTGGGGCTCCAGGTGGAGCACCTCATCTCGGGCCGCGCCTTGCAGATGCGCCGGACGGATGCGCTCCGGGACCTGCTCGACAACACGCACGACACCATCGTTCACCTGGAGCGCTCCGCGTCGCACCTGTCCCTGTCGGGCGGGGGCGAGGCGCTGGAGTCCCTGCGGACGGGTGTGCTCAACCTGCGCAGCATCCAGAAGCGGTTGGTGGAGCTGCTGAAGGAAGGCACCCGCGAGGGTGAGCAGCTCAACCTCGTGGCCCAGGTGGTGCGCGACGACCTGCGCGACATGCGCATGGTGCCCGCCGCGCAGGTGCTGGAGCCGCTGCGACGCACGGTGCGCGAGGTGAGCTCGCGCCTGGGCAAGCAGGTGGAGCTCTTCATCTCGGGCGGAGACGTGCGGCTGGACCGCCGCATCCTGGATGCCTTGAAGGATCCGCTGCAGCACCTGGTGCGCAACGCCATCGACCACGGCATCGAGATGCCGGACGTCCGCCGCGAGGCGGACAAGAACGAGAAGGGCAAGCTCTGGATTCGCGTGGAGCCGCGAGGCACCCGCATCGCCGTCGTCGTGGAGGATGACGGCGGAGGCTTGTCTCCCGCGAGGGTGCGCGCCACCGCCGTGAAGCGCGGGCTGTTGAGCTCGGAGGCCGCGGCGAAGCTCCCGGATGCTCAGGCCGCGCGGCTCATCTTCCAGCCCGGCTTCTCCACCCGAGACCAGGTGACGGAGACCTCCGGCCGTGGCGTGGGCCTGGACGTGGTGCTGGCCACCGCCCAGCGGCTTCAGGGCGCGGTGGACATCTCCTACACCGAGGGGCAGGGGACGCGCTTCACCATCGATCTGCCGCTCTCGCTGGCCTCCGCGCTGGGGCTGCTGATCCGCGTGGGCACGGCCATCGTTGCCGTGCCTTCGGACATGGTCGAGCGCGTGTTCCGGCTGGCCCCGGGTGACGTGGGCACGGTGGCCGGACGTGTGGTGGCTCGCGTGGACAACGAGCAGATCACCTTCCTCTCGCTCTCCGAGGCCATCGGGCTGCCCCGGCTGCCGCTGGCGCTCGAGGCCGGGAAGATGCAGACGGTCATGCTGCTCACGCTCGGCAAGGAGCGGGCGCTGTACGCCATTGATGAGGTGGTGGGACAGCAGGACGTCGTCGTCCGCACGCTGGGTCCGCACCTGAAGGGCGTGGCGCACCTGGCGGGCGCCGCCGTGCTGGATGACGGCCGCTTGGTGCCGGTGCTCAACGCGCCGGAGTTGTTGCGCGCCGCCGCCCCGAGCACGCGCGGCATCAGCACCGGCGAGATCCGCCGTCCTCGCGTCCTGGTGACGGACGACTCGCTGACCACGCGCTTCGCGATGAAGTCGCTGCTGGAGATCGCCGGCTACCCGGTGGTCACCGCGTCGGACGGCGAGGAGGCCTGGGAGGTGCTGGAGCGCACGCCTTGCCAGCTCGTGGTCAGCGACTGGCAGATGCCCCGGCTGGACGGCGTGGGCCTCACGCGGCGCATTCGCGCCCACCCGACGCTCAATCGCACGCCCGTCATCCTCGTCACCTCGCTCGACAGCCCCGAGGAGCGGGCCGAGGGCCTCGAGGCGGGCGCGGACGGCTACCTCGTCAAGCGCGAGGTGGAGCGCGGCAAGCTGCTGGAACTCGTGCGGCAGCTGATGCCTGGGTAGTCCGGGCGCTCCGGCTCAGAGCGCCTCCACCGTCACCGTGTTGTCTTCCGGCTTCCGGTCGATCAGCTTGTAGAGCGGATCCAGCCCCGCCTTGGCGGGGCGCGTGCTCACCTGCACGGTGAAGCTGACGTCCCCCTGCTGGATGAGGCGCTTCTCCAGGAAGAGGGGCTTGCCGTCCGCGTCGAGCACGCCCACGTCCACGTAGTCGTTGAGCGGGAGTTCCTTCTCCTGGCCCAGCCCGTCCGCCTCCACCTTGCGAGCCTTGGCGGTGATCTTCACCTCGAAGCGCCCGTTGGGCAGGGCCGTGGAGGTGGCGGTGACAGCGCGGTTCTCGTAGAGGGTGATGCGGTCGAAGAAGTCCTCGAGCAGGTAGCGCAGGTGATCGGGCGTCACCGCGCGCAGCTCGGCGATCAGCTCGGGCGAGTGGGTGAACGGAGGCGACTGGTACGCCGTCTTTCGGAGGAAGGAGGCGAGGGCCTGGTTCACCTTGTCCTCGCCCAGGTAGTCCTGCAGCGCGTACATGATGAGGCTGCCCTTGCGGTAATGGACGTAGCCCTGGTTCTCTACGCGCCCCAGGGGCATCTCCTTGTTGCGCTCGATGCTGCGGCCATTGAGGTAGCGGTCCAGCTCGTAGCGCAGAAAGCGGCCCATCTTCTCCGCCCCGTACTTGCGCTTCATCACCATCAGCGCCGAGTACTGCGACAGCGTCTCCGACAAGAGCGTGGCGCCCTGTACGTTGCCGCCGACCACCTGGTGCGCCCACCACTGGTGGGCCACTTCGTGCGCGGTGACGTAGTACGGGTAGTCCACGTCCTTGGGATCGTCCGGATCCACCCGGGCGATGAAGCCGATGCTCTCCGAGTAGGGGATGGTGTTGGGGAAGGACTGGGCGAAGGAGGCGTAGCGGGGGAACTCCAGGATGCGCACCTGCCGGTGCTGGTACGGGCTGAAGGCGTTCGTGAAGTAGTCCAGCGAATCCTTCACGGACGCGATCATCCGGTCCAGGTTGTACTCGTGGCCGGGATGGTAATAGACCTCGATGGCCACGCCGTTCCACGCGTCGCGCTTCACCTGCCAGCGCGCGGAGAGGAATGAGAAGAAGCTCAGGATGGGGCGGTCCATCTTGTAGTGGAAGTAGCGCCGCCCGCCCTCGGTCCACTCGCGCTCCAAGTAGCCGGGCGCCAGGGCGATCTGATCGGGCGAGGTGCTGACGGTGGTCTCGAAGGTGATCCAGTCCGAGTCCGAGCCGATATAGGTGTTCATCCGCGCCTTCAGATCGTTGACGTCGGCCATGCGCTCCTTGGGGGCCAGTCCCAGGCGGCGGCGGGTGTCCTCGTCCGACAGCTCGGAGTTCTCCTGGTAGCCCAGGTGAGGCAAGGCCTCGCTGTTGACGAAGGTGCCGTTGTCCACCACCTCCGTGGGCTGTGATCTGTTCTTGAAGCCTCGGGCTGCGTACTCGAGATCAAAGCTCAGCTCCGCCTTCGCGCCGGGCGCGAGCGGCTCTGGCAGGCGGTACGTATAGAAGCCGAGCCGCGTGTCCTGCTCCGAGGCGGTGTCCAGCCCCACCACCGAGAGCTTGTGGATCGTCAGCTCCGAGCGGGGCGGGAGGTTCACGTAAACCGTCTTCACCGGCTGGCCCGAGCGATTCTCCAAGCCGTAGATGCCCAGGAAGCGGACGCGGGCCTCCTGGGGATAGATGTCCGTCTGCACCTTCACCGACACGATGCGCGGCTGGGGCTCCGAGGAGAGGGCCTTGTACTTCTTCTCGTAGTCCGCCTGCTCGGCCTGCTGCTCCCGCTCGGTGAGGTAGCGGTTGAGGCGGTTGGTGTTGTGGAAGATGGAGATGCCCACTCCCGCGAAGCCGAGCAGCGCGACCGCGAGTCCCACACGCACCGGACCGGACAGCCGCGTCCCCACTGTGCGCAGCCGCCAGGAGGCGCCCTCCTCGGAGCCTCGGGCCCAGAAGAGGTGGGCCGCCAGGGCCAGCGCCAGGGCCGCCAGCCCCCAGTACAGGTGGAACCAGAAGTACGGCCGGAGGAACGGCCCGAAGCCGTTCATGTCTGAGTACGTGTACGAGGGCGAGCCCGCGTAGCTGTACAGGTTGTGCTCGAAGCCGAACTGCGAGGCGAACTGCGAGAGCACCAGGTAGAGCACCATGATGAAGTGCCCCACGTACTTGTGGTTGACCACCACGTGGATGAACACCGCGAGCACGCACAGCAGCCACAGATCCGGCAGCCGCAGGCCGAACAGCTCCGTCACGTAGAGGCCCAGCTCGAAGTGCGTGTAGCCCTTCGCAGCCTGGACGATGAGCCCGCAGAGGAACACCACGCAGGTGAGGATCACCTGCACACCCATGAGGGCCAGCAGCTTGGAGACGTATGGGAGCCAGCCCGGCGTAGGCAGCGCGTCCATCAGCCCGCTCATCTGCGCGTCTCGCTCCCGCCAGATGAGCTCGCCCGAATAGAAGGTGATGATGATGATGTGGAAGAGGGCGAAGGTGCCGCCCACCATCTCCAGCACCATGTACGTCACGGGCCAGGTGTTGGTGCCGTACATCGAGCCCATGGCGCGCGCGCTGATGAAGACGAAGAGCACCCCCGCGAGCACCATCACCAGGAAGTAGACGTTCTTCACCGTCTCCTTCAGGTCCAGCCACGTCAGCTTCGGGAGCAGCCGCAGGAAGGTGGTACCTCGGAAGTCCCGGTTGAGCGCGGGCAGCGGAGCGATGGAGGCGGGGAGCGCGGGCTCGGAGGAGGGCTCCTGCTCCTTCTGGCCCCGGAGGGGCAGTGCGTGCGTCCGCTGGAAGCGCACGTACGTGAAGACGAGCGCCACGATGCCCACCGCCAGCCACACCAGCCGGTTGAGCAGGAACCAGCCCTCCAGGGGCAGCAGGCGGGTGTTCTTCTCGGCCACCGTCCAGTACTCGGTCACCACGCGCTGAGCGTTGAGGCCGAAGGGATCGGCCAGCGCGGAGATCCACTTGGTCTCCAGCTCGCGCATCAGGCTGCCGCCGATGAGGTAGCCGATGAAGAGCACCACGGTGCCCACGTACACGGGGAGGATGCGCCGGGTGAGCGCGGCCAGCGCGAAGAAGAGGGCGCCCGCGAAGAAGAGGTTGGGCAACACGCTCGTCACGTACGGCCAGAGGTACGCGGCGCCTGAGTTGGGGCCCACCAAATGCTTCTGGAGCCACGGCATGTAGCTGCCCACGAAGGCCCCCAGGCCGATGCTCGAGAAGATGACGAGCAGGACGAGGAACGCCCCCAAGAAGCGGCCGAAGAGGTACTGGGCCTTGGAGATGGGCGTGGTGAAGAACAGCGTGTGCGAGCCCGCGGCGAAGTCCTGGTACACCGCCTGGCCCATCATCGCGCCAGAGATGATGACGCCCGTGAAGCCCAGGTAGGCCATCATCACGCTGAGCGAGTGAGGCGAGTTGGCCAGCACCTTGCCGCCCCCACCCGCGTTGAAGGTGACGGCCTCCCAGGCTCCGGCTGCGGCGTTCATCAAGATGAAGCCCAGCGCCAGGTACACGCCGAAGTACACCCACGTGGAGAGCATCTTGAGCCGGCGGCGCAGCTCGAAGAGAGCGA encodes:
- a CDS encoding M1 family aminopeptidase, which gives rise to MIAIALFELRRRLKMLSTWVYFGVYLALGFILMNAAAGAWEAVTFNAGGGGKVLANSPHSLSVMMAYLGFTGVIISGAMMGQAVYQDFAAGSHTLFFTTPISKAQYLFGRFLGAFLVLLVIFSSIGLGAFVGSYMPWLQKHLVGPNSGAAYLWPYVTSVLPNLFFAGALFFALAALTRRILPVYVGTVVLFIGYLIGGSLMRELETKWISALADPFGLNAQRVVTEYWTVAEKNTRLLPLEGWFLLNRLVWLAVGIVALVFTYVRFQRTHALPLRGQKEQEPSSEPALPASIAPLPALNRDFRGTTFLRLLPKLTWLDLKETVKNVYFLVMVLAGVLFVFISARAMGSMYGTNTWPVTYMVLEMVGGTFALFHIIIITFYSGELIWRERDAQMSGLMDALPTPGWLPYVSKLLALMGVQVILTCVVFLCGLIVQAAKGYTHFELGLYVTELFGLRLPDLWLLCVLAVFIHVVVNHKYVGHFIMVLYLVLSQFASQFGFEHNLYSYAGSPSYTYSDMNGFGPFLRPYFWFHLYWGLAALALALAAHLFWARGSEEGASWRLRTVGTRLSGPVRVGLAVALLGFAGVGISIFHNTNRLNRYLTEREQQAEQADYEKKYKALSSEPQPRIVSVKVQTDIYPQEARVRFLGIYGLENRSGQPVKTVYVNLPPRSELTIHKLSVVGLDTASEQDTRLGFYTYRLPEPLAPGAKAELSFDLEYAARGFKNRSQPTEVVDNGTFVNSEALPHLGYQENSELSDEDTRRRLGLAPKERMADVNDLKARMNTYIGSDSDWITFETTVSTSPDQIALAPGYLEREWTEGGRRYFHYKMDRPILSFFSFLSARWQVKRDAWNGVAIEVYYHPGHEYNLDRMIASVKDSLDYFTNAFSPYQHRQVRILEFPRYASFAQSFPNTIPYSESIGFIARVDPDDPKDVDYPYYVTAHEVAHQWWAHQVVGGNVQGATLLSETLSQYSALMVMKRKYGAEKMGRFLRYELDRYLNGRSIERNKEMPLGRVENQGYVHYRKGSLIMYALQDYLGEDKVNQALASFLRKTAYQSPPFTHSPELIAELRAVTPDHLRYLLEDFFDRITLYENRAVTATSTALPNGRFEVKITAKARKVEADGLGQEKELPLNDYVDVGVLDADGKPLFLEKRLIQQGDVSFTVQVSTRPAKAGLDPLYKLIDRKPEDNTVTVEAL
- a CDS encoding hybrid sensor histidine kinase/response regulator, which produces MDEQVLRSIWPIFSAETREQIQAIFEKIEILEKDPAGRDPDLFPSMKRLVHSLKGSAASLGLSEIEQVVHAIEDGLARFRWDEQLPGEVVSVTVRGLQKIEDALGRGDQGGEPVIDGLAELLASLGRGGELKGPNKEREKEKERHRALERFRQDAMMVLGKLEEALIALVSPDVPDRPGTVSAAVALAQSLKNKAETAKETRVAPLVERMAAAFSRMEQAGDTASIAASQLTEILVELRGVLVPNEPAPSAAPESAPAAAPVPAKQVAQALRAASEASTAPAPSTGEGKGPVDQAVRVSVKTLESLGLQVEHLISGRALQMRRTDALRDLLDNTHDTIVHLERSASHLSLSGGGEALESLRTGVLNLRSIQKRLVELLKEGTREGEQLNLVAQVVRDDLRDMRMVPAAQVLEPLRRTVREVSSRLGKQVELFISGGDVRLDRRILDALKDPLQHLVRNAIDHGIEMPDVRREADKNEKGKLWIRVEPRGTRIAVVVEDDGGGLSPARVRATAVKRGLLSSEAAAKLPDAQAARLIFQPGFSTRDQVTETSGRGVGLDVVLATAQRLQGAVDISYTEGQGTRFTIDLPLSLASALGLLIRVGTAIVAVPSDMVERVFRLAPGDVGTVAGRVVARVDNEQITFLSLSEAIGLPRLPLALEAGKMQTVMLLTLGKERALYAIDEVVGQQDVVVRTLGPHLKGVAHLAGAAVLDDGRLVPVLNAPELLRAAAPSTRGISTGEIRRPRVLVTDDSLTTRFAMKSLLEIAGYPVVTASDGEEAWEVLERTPCQLVVSDWQMPRLDGVGLTRRIRAHPTLNRTPVILVTSLDSPEERAEGLEAGADGYLVKREVERGKLLELVRQLMPG
- a CDS encoding chemotaxis protein CheW, which codes for MATEDTKVEIDYSTLIQRLDEARAVIENAQVSPEKRREVLSTRARALAGSREEVRPEVLTVLVFQVGGERYAVPIEQVDHVLESRGLCALPGAPRHVMGALVSRSRVVPVLDLRQLLGLEGGGMSDLAKVVVVDVAGDAFGIAAEMVDGRAELLRSTLSQPPPGPFLYLTPDRLTVLDVIQLGLPSAERRG